The Aminipila terrae nucleotide sequence GAATCGCTGGCCGAAATAAAAGCAAAAGAAATGGTGACTTACGCCATAAATGAAGCTACATGTAAACAATTTTTTAAGGAAGCTACTAACGTTGAAGATTTGCTTATAATAAATACGGATAAAGAGGGAAGCATAGAGCTAGTACAATCTAATACCGTGGCCATGAATATTTTAGCAGCAGAACTTGGTAAAGAAATAAAACAGATGTACAGAAATATGAAACCCACTGTTATGAAGGTACCCCTGGGAACGATTTTAGGAAGCCAGTTACTATCACAGACAAATTTAAATGTAAATATGAAGGTTATGCCTATCAGCGTAGCAAATATAGAGTTTTTAAGTGAATTTGAAACTCAGGGAATAAATCAGACTAAATATAAGGTATATTTATCTTTAACCAGTAAAGTGAGAGTGATGGCACCTTTTTCATCTAAGACATTGGAAGTACATAATGTAGTGCTGGTTTCCGAAGCAGTTATATTAGGGAAAGTTCCTAATAGTTACGTTAATGTACCTAAAGAAAATTTATTAGATGGAGTGAATTCGGGTCAGTAATTGTTTAATGAAAAAGGATATGGTAAAATACAGATTATGTTAAGATTTAATGAGAATAATGAAGTGATACAAAATGAAGAATACAAAGCAATTCTTGTTGGCCTTCAG carries:
- the yunB gene encoding sporulation protein YunB, which translates into the protein MLWFGSTKRFKACENKKSKWIKFVIAIIIMTIAAGGSGWRMIKVVRPSIESLAEIKAKEMVTYAINEATCKQFFKEATNVEDLLIINTDKEGSIELVQSNTVAMNILAAELGKEIKQMYRNMKPTVMKVPLGTILGSQLLSQTNLNVNMKVMPISVANIEFLSEFETQGINQTKYKVYLSLTSKVRVMAPFSSKTLEVHNVVLVSEAVILGKVPNSYVNVPKENLLDGVNSGQ